The sequence CCTTCGTGGTGTCTGGCCTTGAACGTGCAATGTCGTATCCAAACCCACCATAAAGAGAGATCGCCATGAGTCTCGAAGACAAAACGACCGAAACGGCGCAGGAGGCGCTCGATAACCTGATCGCGGGAGTCATGCAGTTCCGCGAGGAAATCTATCCCCAGCAACGCGAGCTGTTCAGCAAGCTCGCCAACGAGCAGACGCCGCGGGCGATGTTCATCACCTGTGCCGACTCGCGCATCCTGCCCGAATTGATCACCCAGAGCTCGCCGGGTGATCTGTTCGTGACGCGCAACGTGGGCAATATCGTGCCGCCGTACGGGGTCATGAACGGCGGTGTGTCGACCGCCATCGAGTTTGCGGTGATGGCGCTCGGCGTGCATCACATCATCGTCTGCGGTCACTCCGACTGTGGTGCGATGAAGGCGGTGCTCAATCCGTCCAGTCTGGAAAAGATGCCAACCGTGAGGACCTGGCTGCGGCATGCCGAGGTGGCCCGCACGGTGGTCGAGGCCAACTGTGGTTGTGCAGACCACAACACCTTGGGCGTACTGACCGAGGAAAACGTGCTGGCCCAGCTCGACCACCTGCGTACGCACCCCTCGGTGGCGGCGCGGCTGGCCAGTGGCGACCTGTTCATTCACGGTTGGGTGTACAACATCGGCACTAGCGAAATTCGCGCCTACGATGCGTCGCGCGGCGAGTTTCGCCTGATCGGCGACGGCCCGCTGCCGATGGCAACGCCGAAATCGCGTTACGTCTGACAACAGTGGATGCGGGGCGCCGTCATGG comes from Stutzerimonas stutzeri and encodes:
- a CDS encoding carbonic anhydrase; translated protein: MSLEDKTTETAQEALDNLIAGVMQFREEIYPQQRELFSKLANEQTPRAMFITCADSRILPELITQSSPGDLFVTRNVGNIVPPYGVMNGGVSTAIEFAVMALGVHHIIVCGHSDCGAMKAVLNPSSLEKMPTVRTWLRHAEVARTVVEANCGCADHNTLGVLTEENVLAQLDHLRTHPSVAARLASGDLFIHGWVYNIGTSEIRAYDASRGEFRLIGDGPLPMATPKSRYV